atgtatgtgttatacttatataagGCGGTTACAATATCTtgtactttttcaaatttctataaatgGTTCCAAATTCTCAGGAGGAAAAGAGGACTCTGGAAAGAGAATTAGCAAGAATCAAAGTTTTAGCAAACAGAGTTGCAACGGTGGTGGCTAATGAGtggaaagaagaaaatgataagGTCATGCCCGTCAGaaaatggatggaagagagaaGACTGCTGCAGGTATTTTCTTTCCCTGCAAAATTACAGGAGCCCAATATTTTACACATTTAACTGTTCAAGTAACTTTAGAATATCAATCATACAACAATAGACAAGACTACTGAGCAATATTAGTGTGACAACTCAAGTAAATATACAAATGAAGACAGttttttctgtttctatttTGTATGTAGGCAGAGATGCAGCGCTTGAGAGACAAACTAGCCATATCAGAGAGAACAGCTAAGGCAGAAGCACAACTTAAGGTGAACGTGACTCTCAATCTTCTAATTAGTCAGTCTAAACCTCTTACTTTTAATTATTGAGTAAATTTTCTGTACCAATGTAAAATTTTTCAGGATAAATTAAAGCTCAGACTTAAGATTATTGAAGAAGGTTTGAAGGATGTATCGAATTTCTCGGTCAATCCTAACAGGTTTTGTGGGTCCCCAAGAACAGAGAAGTCCAGTAACATTTTTGGCTTTCTAACAAGCAATGGTGGAACGAAAAAGAGGTCTACATCCCAGCCAAGGGCTTCTTCCATCAGTAGAAGCTTATTATTGCAACAACACAGTATGGAAAATGAAACAGCCGATGTTGCTAGAGAGCTAAAACAAGCAAGTagcttgagaaagaaaaactCTTCCGGAGAAAATGTGTTGAGAAAAGGAATGTGGGCATCTAGAAGTAAAGTTGTTGATAGCAGTGAAAAAGAGAACATAGAAATAAAGGCAGACACAAACTTGAATATCAATAAGGGCAATAAGGATGAAACAACAGCCTCACTAGAAATCAAACCCAAAAGTTGCAGCAATGTGGATCcacaaaatgaaggaaataatGAAGATGTGGTCTCAGGATATCTGTATGATAGACTTCAAAAGGAGGTCATCAACTTAAGGAAACTTTGTGAAGTAAGAGATGGTACTTTAAATGCTAAAGATGAAGAAATAAAGGTATAGAcagctactctctctctctctctctctctctctctcgtagaGAACTGATTGCATGAGGTTAAATGCTTGCAGATGCTCATGAAGAAGGTTGATGCACTGACAAAAGCCATCGAAGTAGAgtctacaaaaatcaagagagaaGCGGCAGCTAGAGAAAAGGAAGTTGCATCAATGAAGGTGGATGATAATAGAAAGAGCAGACATGCGTACTTATCTAAAGGTACAAATTTGTttactttttcctctttttcacTCAGCTTTCATCGTTCAATAATTTCAACCCAATGCATTGAAAATCCTATAGATGATATGACTTATCTAAAGAGAAGACATATATACTTTATCTAAAGGTACATATTTGTATactttttcttatgttttactCAGCTTTCATGGCTCAACAATTTCAGCCCAAGGCCTTGAAAATCCTGCATGATATGATATCTCATTGACTTTGTTTCTCATTCGTTAGATTTTTGGTGGTTTACTTTTCGCTTCAGGGTAACGAAATCATCAAGAAGATTCTTTACATTCTAGAAATTCGGAATGAATAGAAAATTAGTGGATTTGTTTGCAACATCGTGTGGCTTTTCAGTGTTCATACACAAAAGAAGTTTGATGATACGGTGACCAAAGAAATAAAGTTCTGATTAGATGAGGGTACTGACTTTGTAACATCCTCAGATGATGTTGATTTCATTTTCCCCTGCTTGAGATTATGTAAATGGTATCCCATACGGTTTCATGGTTTATATTCGTGAATAAATATTAGTCCGATTCAAGAAAGTAAGAATGAAATGGATTTGTAATGAAATGGATTTGTGTTTTTCCTGCCTATTCTTTTAACCAAAATGGACCTGAATCTGTTCACATTAAATCAGAATCATGTGGACTTTAATGGGAAATCTTAATAAGATGTATGAAGAATCTAACACTAAGGTATTATTTGCCCGTAAAACACATCAAGCTGACCATACATTTCTTACAACAGAATACATGTTTCTTGTGATTTTGTAATACGATATTATCCTTTCCCAAATCACAAATTTCCCAAGTTTAAAGGTCATCACATATAAATTATGATACCACGTCATcctttttaaatcattaaattttagAAGTTAAAGGTTTCACTACATTGGAATTGTATCGACTCTTatcttattgttttttaaattgcatttgaattttgagtTGAGTTAAATTAAGctaagttctttataaatagtagtgagttgagttagtggagtgagttttgtggaatccatctaaaataagtttaaatgtgtttggatgttaagatgattgtagtactatttatgagaaattaaaaaaagttgtggaTCCTACCTATAAAGATGTCTTGAGTAAAAAAGGTTATGAGTTTCACGTATAAGgaaattttgagttaaaatgagtttaataatttaaaaattgtatatttgtATATTAGATAGCTTAAAATTACACTAAACTAAATTGAGTTCAATTGAATTCAACAACTAAAGGTGACCTTAATCATGTAGGGATTGTGTTTGTTTTGAGTTTGGTACAGAAAAGACGCAAGAGGAGAGAGAGTTTGCCAAGAGTCACACGAAAGTTGATCAAGCACACAACTTTCAAGCATACCGTTGAAGGATCACTACTCTTGAATTCAAAAGCAATTGATCATTTCGACGATAAAGTCAAGCGATACCAACAATACCATTAACTCAAGCTCATGTGACCTTCGTTTCACTGTTAGGATTAGATAAATTGTATTTCAAGTTTACGTTAATTTTATgtctattatattatactattgagcAACatcattttatcaatattttcttttttaaaatttttaccatTTCTAATAGTTGATATATTAGCATGTATggtatataagtaaaattataagtaaaaatagtatctttattttaaatattgtgaATGGGAAAATACTTAATTATCTCCTCGTTGTAATTCTTtatctatgaatttaatacaaGAGAAGTGTTACAAATATAAATGGATCATATAAAAGCAAATCTATATACTAACGTGGGTTCATGTGATCTGTTAgatcaattttataataaaagtaattttataatatcacatatcacatcaagtcacattaatttttaaacttaCTTTTGTGCGTGCTGCTTCAAAGTCTTACGAATTGCCATTAAACACTTTTATCTAATACAGTATCAGAGAAATCCTAAAACTAACATTGTTATGATTTTGAAAGTTAAAGATTTAATCAAATTAGTATTTTAAAGTTATGGGATTTTTGGATCAATGATTGagtttttaataattgatatcAGAGCATGAATCACATCACGAGTTTAAGTTATTCAGGGGGTGATCTATAAGTTTGATTAAAATgtctttaaattatataatgatataatgtTAAGTtattgaatattaataaataaataaatttatcaaaacttaaaaaagaaaaggttatTACCatgtcaatattaataaaatgtgcCGTTATGGACGTCGAATTCAAAAACGTAATAAAATGTAATGAttttaaagattaaaaaattaatcaaattagtatctaatatttttagaaCTGATGAATGGTTGAGTGTTTAACACTAAAACGTTTCTCACATAATCCTCTGCCACTCAATGACAATCATCCACCTCCTCCCTGTCTAATCTCAACCACACAACTTATGTCAAATTGACCCGCACCAATTGCCTCTTATGGCGCACTCAACTGGTCCCATGCTTCCAAGGCCAATAACTTTTTTGGCTACATTGATGGCACCCTACCTTGCCATCCTTATCAGTTTCAACCTACCGCCTCTACCGACAACAGCTCTGCCAATCTCATCACAAATCCATCCCACCTATACCACCCGGTTTTCATCGGGACAAATTGATCTGCGTGTCTCATTCTCTCGGTCATGTCATTGGTCTTGATCAGACCTCTGGTAATCTTGGCTCGATTTGGAAAGAATGTATTATTTATTCCCTCAATCCAAAGTCTGTGAGGTCACACTTCCTGCCTTATATCTTGTAACTCTAAAGAAACCCATTGTTGACTACATCCACAAAACTAACACATTGAATACGCATAAGCTGCCACTGATGAAACTCTCAAAGATCATTTAGAGCTTCTTTCCTACGTCTTGGCTCTGACTATGACTCTTTAGTCACCTCTGGTATAAATCGAATAGATCCCATATATATCCATTGATAAACTCTATGGACATCTTCTCCCTCATGAACATCGGCTTGAACACACCCTTTCTGTTGATGTCTCTGAACccattcattttttcttcttgttttattaTGAAAACTCTTTgtcataataaaaatttattttctattttttaaacaaattaaaatttctcCGTGACAGTTTAACAAACTGTTATGTATTTTTAgttaatataatgaaaaaaaaaaaaataacagaatGATTTGTTTCTAATTAGGATGACATCCAATAAAGAGTTTAGTATGTCTTTTATGGGCTTTGCTAAACGCAGTCGGTAAATACAGTCGGCATGCAGTTagctgtacggaataaataaataaaaattataaattttttttttcatggttgtacaaaatgaataaaaaaaagttataaaaataatttttttttcatatacgtcccatattaatttattttttttaaaacgactgcacgTCGACTGCATTTACCGACTGTACAAATCATATCTCGTCTTTTATCAACA
This genomic interval from Carya illinoinensis cultivar Pawnee chromosome 10, C.illinoinensisPawnee_v1, whole genome shotgun sequence contains the following:
- the LOC122279520 gene encoding microtubule-associated protein 70-5-like isoform X2, which encodes MAGSFVGSEDVSLSHSDPLVLELNHLQNLLREKDRELGVAQGEIKALRVTQALKDKAVEEHRNEVTKTEEKLRISENLVEYKNLEIKKLASEKKDVLAAQHAAEATLRRVYANQEDNDSVPIELAIAPLEAEIKMYKNEIAALQEDKKAMERLTKSKESALLEAEKILRSALDRALMIEEVQNHNYQLKRQIEICQEENRILEKTNRQKVLEVEKLSQTIQELEEAILSGGVAANSIRDYKRRMEELNEEKRTLERELARIKVLANRVATVVANEWKEENDKVMPVRKWMEERRLLQAEMQRLRDKLAISERTAKAEAQLKDKLKLRLKIIEEGLKDVSNFSVNPNRFCGSPRTEKSSNIFGFLTSNGGTKKRSTSQPRASSISRSLLLQQHSMENETADVARELKQASSLRKKNSSGENVLRKGMWASRSKVVDSSEKENIEIKADTNLNINKGNKDETTASLEIKPKSCSNVDPQNEGNNEDVVSGYLYDRLQKEVINLRKLCEVRDGTLNAKDEEIKMLMKKVDALTKAIEVESTKIKREAAAREKEVASMKVDDNRKSRHAYLSKEKTQEEREFAKSHTKVDQAHNFQAYR
- the LOC122279520 gene encoding microtubule-associated protein 70-5-like isoform X3 yields the protein MAGSFVGSEDVSLSHSDPLVLELNHLQNLLREKDRELGVAQGEIKALRVTQALKDKAVEEHRNEVTKTEEKLRISENLVEYKNLEIKKLASEKKDVLAAQHAAEATLRRVYANQEDNDSVPIELAIAPLEAEIKMYKNEIAALQEDKKAMERLTKSKESALLEAEKILRSALDRALMIEEVQNHNYQLKRQIEICQEENRILEKTNRQKVLEVEKLSQTIQELEEAILSGGVAANSIRDYKRRMEELNEEKRTLERELARIKVLANRVATVVANEWKEENDKVMPVRKWMEERRLLQAEMQRLRDKLAISERTAKAEAQLKDKLKLRLKIIEEGLKDVSNFSVNPNRFCGSPRTEKSSNIFGFLTSNGGTKKRSTSQPRASSISRSLLLQQHSMENETADVARELKQASSLRKKNSSGENVLRKGMWASRSKVVDSSEKENIEIKADTNLNINKGNKDETTASLEIKPKSCSNVDPQNEGNNEDVVSGYLYDRLQKEVINLRKLCEVRDGTLNAKDEEIKMLMKKVDALTKAIEVESTKIKREAAAREKEVASMKVDDNRKSRHAYLSKG
- the LOC122279520 gene encoding microtubule-associated protein 70-5-like isoform X1, producing MAGSFVGSEDVSLSHSDPLVLELNHLQNLLREKDRELGVAQGEIKALRVTQALKDKAVEEHRNEVTKTEEKLRISENLVEYKNLEIKKLASEKKDVLAAQHAAEATLRRVYANQEDNDSVPIELAIAPLEAEIKMYKNEIAALQEDKKAMERLTKSKESALLEAEKILRSALDRALMIEEVQNHNYQLKRQIEICQEENRILEKTNRQKVLEVEKLSQTIQELEEAILSGGVAANSIRDYKRRMEELNEEKRTLERELARIKVLANRVATVVANEWKEENDKVMPVRKWMEERRLLQAEMQRLRDKLAISERTAKAEAQLKDKLKLRLKIIEEGLKDVSNFSVNPNRFCGSPRTEKSSNIFGFLTSNGGTKKRSTSQPRASSISRSLLLQQHSMENETADVARELKQASSLRKKNSSGENVLRKGMWASRSKVVDSSEKENIEIKADTNLNINKGNKDETTASLEIKPKSCSNVDPQNEGNNEDVVSGYLYDRLQKEVINLRKLCEVRDGTLNAKDEEIKMLMKKVDALTKAIEVESTKIKREAAAREKEVASMKVDDNRKSRHAYLSKGIVFVLSLVQKRRKRRESLPRVTRKLIKHTTFKHTVEGSLLLNSKAIDHFDDKVKRYQQYH